The Candida orthopsilosis Co 90-125, chromosome 7 draft sequence genome has a window encoding:
- a CDS encoding Ero1 protein (protein similar to S. cerevisiae Ero1p, which a role in formation of disulfide bonds in the endoplasmic reticulum), producing the protein MHLPQWIILLISFFTTSILASTSFSSQHQVNPHVLPKVQFHAFDSPEFCSQIITSSCNTTFAYLDQLNQQIRPSVTDLVQTPYFRYFKVDLDKQCKFWNAQHFCATENCAVEVIDDFNWSQVTNDNLKPSKLGKIKLAMESGAEAVGEASNSIDNSIETEPIEQCEDLDYSYFDDEHEHNCVYVNLLQNPERFTGYGGNQSFDVWKAIYSENCFPNTNPMSMKPNEPKEKCVEKNLFYRLVSGMHASIAVHLSNEYLDSETGEFYPNLQVFMQRVGSFNDRLANIYFNYALVAQSLVKLNHILPLRQFIQSGYDDITPAQKQHLLENNDLFENAEVYDDLLLQDIIPALGSNTLFNTSTLFDPTKDPNLKQEFRARFKNISAIMDCVGCDRCRMWGKIQTIGYGTALKILFEDDENNQSNLKFRRIEIVALINTFDRLSKSIAMINNFKQMYIQHLQDVVEGKAQPGQFNNNEKTLGQGFHFPFVNSLPKQPQTSKQQNHQPHSSLHKPSNSDSTSSRSSTHQQSPPQQKKSIFEIYEIPTRNRTFNQELKLAFYEVWEALKFVLGSYKEFPVVIGKVSLGYLNNLWNNLIGKPAGVREEYRSPLNVDNAVGDEHQQYLNLINEED; encoded by the coding sequence ATGCATCTACCTCAATGGATTATCCTACTAATTAGTTTTTTCACTACATCCATCTTAGCATCCacatctttttcatcacAACACCAAGTGAATCCCCATGTACTTCCCAAAGTTCAATTCCATGCTTTTGACTCACCGGAATTTTGTTCCCAAATCATAACATCTTCATGTAATACAACTTTCGCCTACcttgatcaattaaatcaacaaattcgGCCACTGGTTACTGATTTAGTACAAACCCCCTACTTTCGTTAttttaaagttgatttaGATAAACAATGTAAATTTTGGAATGCTCAGCATTTTTGCGCTACTGAAAATTGTGCTGTTgaagttattgatgattttaatTGGAGTCAGGTGACaaatgataatttgaaacctTCAAAGTTGGGTAAAATTAAATTGGCTATGGAATCTGGTGCAGAAGCGGTGGGAGAAGCTAGTAACTCCATTGACAACTCAATCGAAACTGAGccaattgaacaatgtGAAGATTTAGATTATTCGTATTTCGATGATGAACATGAGCATAATTGTGTTTATGTCAATTTACTACAAAATCCAGAACGGTTCACAGGATATGGGGGTAATCAAAGTTTTGATGTTTGGAAAGCCATTTATCTGGAAAATTGTTTCCCCAATACTAATCCAATGTCGATGAAACCAAATGAACCAAAGGAGAAATGTGTGGAGAAGAATTTATTTTATCGGTTGGTTAGTGGGATGCATGCTTCAATTGCTGTACATTTATCTAATGAATATTTGGATTCAGAAACGGGGGAATTTTATCCTAATTTACAAGTGTTTATGCAAAGAGTGGGCCTGTTTAATGACAGATTGGCTAATATTTACTTTAATTATGCTTTAGTGGCACAATCTTTagtgaaattgaatcataTTCTACCATTGAGAcaatttattcaactgGGTTATGATGATATTACTCCAGCTCAAAAACAAcatttgttggaaaataaTGACTTATTTGAAAACGCTGAAGTTTATGATGACTTATTACTTCAAGATATCATCCCTGCATTAGGTTCAAATACATTATTCAATACGTCGACATTATTTGATCCGACAAAAGATCCCAATTTAAAACAAGAATTTAGAGCCAGATTTAAAAACATTTCTGCCATTATGGATTGTGTTGGATGTGATAGATGTAGAATGTGGGGGAAAATACAAACTATAGGATATGGAACTGCCCTTaagattttgtttgaagatgatgaaaacaatcaatcaaatttgaaattcagaagaattgaaattgtggCATTGATTAATACATTTGATCGATTATCGAAATCAATTGCCAtgataaacaatttcaaacaaatgtatattcaacatttacaagatgttgttgaagggAAAGCACAACCAGGACAATTTAATAATAATGAAAAGACATTGGGACAAGGATTCCATTTCCCATTTGTCAATTCTCTCCCAAAACAACCTCAAACctcaaaacaacaaaaccatCAGCCTCATTCATCATTACACAAACCGTCAAACTCTGACTCCACCTCATCTAGATCCTCCAcccatcaacaatcaccaccgcaacaaaagaaatccaTTTTTGAGATTTATGAGATCCCAACTAGGAATCGTACTTTTAATCAAGAATTAAAGTTGGCATTTTATGAAGTCTGGGAAGCATTGAAGTTTGTATTGGGAAGCTATAAAGAATTCCCCGTAGTAATTGGTAAAGTATCATTGGGatatttgaacaatttgtgGAATAATTTAATTGGAAAACCTGCCGGAGTACGTGAAGAGTATAGGAGTCCTTTGAATGTTGATAATGCGGTTGGTGATGAACATCAACagtatttgaatttgataaatgaGGAGGATTAG